A genome region from Synchiropus splendidus isolate RoL2022-P1 chromosome 5, RoL_Sspl_1.0, whole genome shotgun sequence includes the following:
- the LOC128759395 gene encoding gamma-crystallin S-1-like, whose translation MSKIIFYEDKNFQGHHYECNNDCPELQNYFSRCNSIRVESGCWVTYEKPNYNGYQYMLYKGEYPDYQRWGGFNDYIRSCRMVPPYNGNYRMKIFERADFGGQNLELMEDCPDLNDRFHTRDISSVNVMDGYWMLHEHPNYRGRQYFLRPGEYRRHNEWGSPSPTFGSLRRVTEFY comes from the exons ATGAGCAAG ATCATCTTCTACGAAGACAAGAACTTTCAGGGCCATCACTATGAGTGCAACAACGACTGTCCTGAGTTGCAGAATTACTTCAGTCGCTGCAATTCAATAAGAGTGGAGAGCGGGTGCTGGGTCACCTATGAGAAGCCCAATTATAATGGCTACCAGTACATGCTGTACAAGGGCGAGTACCCTGATTACCAACGCTGGGGCGGCTTCAATGACTACATCCGCTCCTGCCGTATGGTGCCACCT TACAATGGGAACTACAGGATGAAGATCTTTGAGCGCGCTGACTTTGGGGGCCAGAATCTGGAGCTGATGGAAGATTGTCCTGATCTGAATGATCGCTTCCACACTCGTGACATCTCCTCCGTCAACGTCATGGATGGATACTGGATGCTTCATGAACACCCCAACTACAGGGGGCGCCAGTACTTTCTACGCCCTGGCGAGTACCGCAGACACAACGAGTGGGGAAGCCCCAGCCCGACTTTTGGCTCTCTGAGGCGCGTGACCGAATTCTACTGA
- the crygmxl2 gene encoding crystallin, gamma MX, like 2: protein MGKIIFYEGRNFLGRKWECSTDTVDTFRHFKCCNSIQVTGGRWVAYEKPCYKGYQYILGQGDYPDYPCWMGFNNCIRSCQMIPTYRGEFKMRIYSRPDLTGHSMEFSDDCADIFDRLHIHDIHSCKVSEGFWVLYEHPHFRGRQYFLCPGEYKSFVDWGGSDPLVGSLRKIKS from the exons ATGGGAAAG ATAATTTTCTATGAAGGCCGCAACTTCCTGGGCCGCAAATGGGAGTGCAGCACTGACACCGTTGACACCTTTAGGCACTTTAAATGTTGTAACTCAATCCAGGTGACTGGAGGCCGGTGGGTGGCCTACGAGAAGCCCTGCTATAAAGGTTACCAGTACATCCTCGGCCAAGGCGACTATCCCGACTATCCTTGCTGGATGGGATTCAACAACTGCATCCGCTCCTGCCAGATGATACCCACT TACCGGGGAGAGTTCAAGATGAGGATCTATAGCAGGCCGGACCTAACGGGACACTCCATGGAGTTCTCGGATGACTGCGCTGATATCTTTGACCGACTCCACATCCATGACATTCACTCTTGCAAAGTCTCGGAAGGCTTCTGGGTCCTTTACGAGCACCCTCACTTTAGGGGCCGGCAGTATTTCCTATGCCCTGGGGAGTACAAGTCCTTTGTGGACTGGGGTGGCTCCGACCCTTTAGTGGGTTCTTTGAGAAAGATAAAGAGCTAG